From Demequina lutea, a single genomic window includes:
- a CDS encoding metalloregulator ArsR/SmtB family transcription factor gives MTASTPSRTELDLTCTPQVESHAIDTGVAGAVATTLKALAEPLRLRMLSFIATAPAGEACVCDLAALTDVSQPTVSHHLKVLRDVGVLTSQRRGTWVWYRIAPGFKGAVSTLLESFAPASLASVPESHHMVGLTDADASLDRLSESLALRFPDVRMDVVRRIVRESYTALARSATVSVHLLTLTERFARQRLADTTRPVDAKPQVLFVCVANAGRSQLAAALVRHYAGERVVVRSAGSTPAADVHPGVRPVLAELGAGDDVFPKPLTDDAVRAADVVITMGCGDVCPVLPGIRYEDWLVGDPALASAAGVAAIRDELDARVRALLAGLLPDLDLHVLDVTSPDLPA, from the coding sequence ATGACCGCCTCGACGCCCTCGCGCACCGAGCTTGACCTGACCTGCACCCCGCAGGTCGAGTCGCACGCCATCGACACCGGGGTCGCCGGCGCCGTAGCGACCACCCTCAAGGCCCTCGCGGAGCCGTTGCGTCTGCGGATGCTCTCGTTCATCGCCACCGCCCCGGCCGGGGAAGCGTGCGTGTGTGATCTCGCCGCGCTGACGGACGTGTCGCAGCCGACGGTCTCCCACCACCTCAAGGTCTTGCGTGACGTCGGGGTGCTGACGTCACAGCGGCGCGGGACCTGGGTCTGGTACCGCATCGCCCCTGGATTCAAGGGCGCGGTGTCCACTCTGCTCGAGTCGTTCGCACCCGCGTCCCTGGCGTCCGTGCCCGAATCCCATCACATGGTGGGTCTCACGGACGCCGACGCGTCCCTGGACCGCCTGTCCGAAAGCCTCGCACTGCGCTTCCCTGACGTGCGCATGGACGTCGTGCGTCGGATCGTGCGAGAGTCATACACCGCGCTCGCACGGTCGGCGACGGTTTCCGTGCACCTGCTGACCCTGACCGAACGGTTCGCGCGTCAGCGCCTCGCCGACACGACGCGCCCTGTCGACGCCAAGCCGCAGGTGCTCTTCGTGTGCGTCGCGAACGCCGGTCGATCCCAACTCGCCGCCGCGCTTGTCCGCCACTACGCGGGCGAGCGGGTCGTCGTCCGCTCCGCGGGCTCGACGCCGGCCGCCGACGTTCACCCGGGTGTGCGACCTGTCCTGGCCGAGCTTGGAGCCGGCGACGACGTGTTCCCCAAGCCCCTGACCGACGATGCCGTCCGCGCCGCCGACGTCGTGATCACCATGGGCTGCGGCGACGTGTGCCCTGTCCTTCCCGGCATCAGGTACGAGGACTGGCTCGTGGGAGATCCCGCCTTGGCTTCCGCGGCCGGTGTCGCCGCGATCCGCGACGAGCTCGACGCCCGCGTGCGTGCGCTTCTCGCCGGGCTGCTGCCCGACCTTGATTTGCACGTCCTTGATGTGACCAGCCCCGACCTGCCCGCCTGA
- a CDS encoding arsenate reductase ArsC encodes MTDNPTAKPSVLFVCVHNAGRSQMAAGFLRVLSGGAVEVRSAGSMPADQINPTAVEAMLEFGIDIRAEQPKVLTTEAVKASDVVITMGCGDTCPIFPGKRYEDWVLEDPAGQGIVSVRPIRDEIRGRILTLLSELGIAPVDAASA; translated from the coding sequence ATGACCGACAACCCCACTGCCAAGCCGTCTGTCCTATTCGTGTGCGTCCATAACGCGGGCCGCTCCCAGATGGCGGCGGGCTTCCTGCGCGTTCTCTCGGGTGGCGCGGTGGAGGTGCGTTCGGCCGGTTCGATGCCCGCCGACCAGATCAATCCGACCGCGGTCGAGGCGATGCTCGAGTTCGGCATCGACATCCGAGCCGAGCAGCCCAAGGTCCTCACGACCGAGGCGGTCAAGGCATCGGACGTCGTCATCACCATGGGCTGTGGCGACACGTGCCCGATCTTCCCTGGCAAGCGGTACGAGGATTGGGTCCTCGAAGATCCGGCGGGACAGGGGATCGTCTCGGTGCGCCCCATCCGCGACGAGATCCGCGGCCGCATCCTGACGCTGCTTAGCGAGCTCGGCATCGCGCCCGTAGACGCAGCGAGCGCCTGA
- a CDS encoding aquaporin — protein sequence MADAPIETETVELEADLETRTVVTEPSGPSLLARVGAEAAGTFIMVLLGAGTALLLKVTGNPPIVVGLGFGLGAMIAIIAFGHISGAHVNPAVTVGSWIAGRLSGLDVVPYVLAQVVGGILAGLFLRLGLGSLDVVDKAQAMGLMSSVSNGFGDHAPFATAGLNWGVFVALIVEMLATGLWALVVLSATAKKASPAIAPFAIGLAVAALVSFTLPFTNAALNPARATATAIFADNWALTQLWAWWLAPIVGAAIVGLAFRIFGPAEDLVAVPSARFE from the coding sequence ATGGCAGACGCACCCATCGAAACCGAGACCGTCGAACTCGAGGCCGACCTCGAAACACGAACCGTCGTGACCGAACCCTCGGGCCCCAGCCTGCTCGCGCGTGTGGGTGCAGAGGCCGCCGGTACGTTCATCATGGTGCTTCTTGGCGCCGGAACCGCGCTGCTCCTCAAGGTCACCGGCAACCCCCCGATCGTGGTTGGCCTCGGTTTTGGCCTCGGCGCGATGATCGCGATCATCGCCTTTGGCCACATCTCGGGCGCCCACGTCAACCCTGCGGTGACCGTGGGATCGTGGATCGCGGGCCGCCTGTCCGGCCTCGACGTCGTGCCCTACGTCCTTGCCCAGGTGGTCGGTGGCATCCTCGCGGGCCTGTTCTTGAGGCTCGGCCTCGGATCGCTCGACGTGGTCGACAAGGCACAGGCCATGGGGCTCATGAGCTCCGTGTCGAACGGATTCGGTGATCACGCACCATTCGCGACCGCGGGCCTCAACTGGGGTGTCTTCGTCGCGCTCATCGTCGAGATGCTGGCAACCGGTCTGTGGGCGCTCGTGGTCCTGAGCGCCACGGCCAAGAAGGCGTCTCCCGCCATCGCACCGTTCGCGATCGGCCTCGCCGTCGCGGCGCTGGTCAGCTTCACGCTTCCCTTCACGAATGCCGCCCTCAACCCCGCGCGCGCCACGGCCACGGCAATCTTTGCTGACAACTGGGCACTGACCCAGTTGTGGGCATGGTGGCTCGCCCCGATCGTCGGGGCCGCTATTGTGGGACTGGCGTTCCGCATCTTCGGACCCGCAGAGGACCTCGTCGCGGTGCCGTCGGCGAGATTCGAGTAG
- a CDS encoding NADP-dependent isocitrate dehydrogenase has protein sequence MAKIKVEGKVVELDGDEMTRIIWHFIKERLIHPYLDVDIEYYDLSIESRDATNDQITIDASNAIKKHGVGVKCATITPDEARVEEFGLKQMWKSPNGTIRNILGGVVFREPIIISNIPRLVPGWTKPIVIGRHAFGDQYRATDYKAAGAGTVKLSFTPADGSDPVEFEVIKMPKGGGVMMAMYNFNDSIADFARASLAYGLQRNYPVYLSTKNTILKAYDGAFKDIFQEVFDAEYKEQFDAAGITYEHRLIDDMVASAMKWEGGYVWACKNYDGDVQSDTVAQGFGSLGLMTSVLMSPDGKTVEAEAAHGTVTRHYRQHQQGKPTSTNPIASIFAWTGGLKHRGKLDGTPEVTGFAETLEDVVIKTVESGKMTKDLAALVGPDQAWLTTEAFLEALDENLAARLA, from the coding sequence ATGGCGAAGATCAAGGTAGAAGGCAAAGTTGTCGAGCTCGATGGCGACGAAATGACGAGAATCATCTGGCATTTCATCAAGGAGCGCCTGATTCACCCCTACCTCGATGTGGACATCGAGTATTACGACCTCTCGATCGAGTCGCGGGATGCGACCAACGACCAGATCACGATCGATGCGTCGAACGCCATCAAGAAGCACGGCGTGGGCGTCAAGTGCGCCACGATCACGCCCGACGAGGCGCGCGTCGAGGAGTTCGGACTCAAGCAGATGTGGAAGTCGCCCAACGGCACGATCCGCAACATTCTGGGTGGCGTGGTCTTCCGCGAACCCATCATCATCTCGAACATTCCCCGGCTGGTGCCCGGCTGGACCAAGCCAATCGTCATCGGCCGCCACGCCTTCGGCGACCAGTACAGGGCCACCGACTACAAGGCGGCGGGCGCGGGCACCGTGAAGCTTTCCTTCACGCCGGCCGATGGTTCGGACCCCGTGGAGTTCGAGGTCATCAAGATGCCCAAGGGCGGTGGCGTCATGATGGCCATGTACAACTTCAATGACTCGATCGCCGACTTCGCACGCGCCTCGTTAGCGTACGGCCTGCAGCGCAACTACCCGGTCTACCTGTCGACCAAGAACACGATCCTCAAGGCGTACGACGGCGCGTTCAAGGACATCTTCCAGGAGGTGTTCGACGCCGAGTACAAGGAGCAGTTCGACGCCGCTGGCATCACGTACGAGCACCGCCTCATCGACGACATGGTCGCCTCGGCCATGAAGTGGGAGGGTGGCTACGTCTGGGCCTGCAAGAACTACGACGGCGACGTCCAGTCCGACACGGTCGCCCAGGGCTTCGGCTCCTTGGGCCTCATGACGAGCGTGCTGATGAGCCCCGACGGCAAGACGGTCGAGGCGGAGGCCGCGCACGGCACCGTGACGCGCCACTACCGCCAGCACCAGCAGGGCAAGCCCACGTCGACCAACCCGATCGCGTCGATCTTCGCGTGGACGGGCGGACTCAAGCACCGCGGCAAGCTCGACGGCACCCCCGAGGTCACCGGCTTCGCCGAGACCCTCGAGGACGTCGTCATCAAGACCGTCGAGTCCGGCAAGATGACCAAGGACTTGGCCGCTCTGGTCGGCCCAGACCAGGCATGGCTCACCACCGAGGCGTTCCTTGAGGCGCTCGACGAGAACCTGGCAGCACGACTCGCTTAA
- a CDS encoding malate dehydrogenase, with product MTVPVNVTVTGAAGQIGYALLFRVASGQLLGPDVPVRLRLLEVPQAVKAAEGTAMELEDCAFPLLAGIDIFDDPTAAFDGVNVGLLVGARPRGPGMERSDLLAANGGIFGPQGKAINAGAADDVRILVVGNPANTNALIASAHAPDVPADRFNAMMRLDHNRALAQLALKAGVPVRDVANVIIWGNHSAKQYPDIAHAVVDGKSAVDIVNDDAWVRDTFVPTVAKRGAAVIEARGLSSAASAANAAMAHVNDWVNGTPEGVWTSVAMPSDGSYGVPEGLVCGFPARAKNGAWEIVQGLEIDAYAREKIDVSVAELIEERDAVTELGLL from the coding sequence ATGACCGTCCCCGTCAATGTCACCGTCACCGGAGCCGCAGGACAGATCGGCTACGCGCTGCTCTTTCGCGTCGCGTCGGGCCAACTGCTCGGGCCCGACGTGCCCGTCCGCTTGCGACTGCTCGAGGTGCCCCAAGCGGTCAAGGCCGCCGAGGGCACCGCCATGGAGCTCGAGGACTGCGCGTTCCCGCTGCTCGCTGGCATCGACATCTTCGACGATCCAACCGCAGCCTTTGACGGCGTCAACGTGGGCCTGCTTGTGGGCGCGCGACCACGCGGTCCGGGCATGGAGCGTAGCGACCTACTCGCCGCGAACGGCGGGATCTTCGGCCCGCAAGGCAAGGCCATCAACGCCGGCGCCGCCGACGATGTGCGCATCCTCGTGGTCGGCAACCCCGCCAACACGAACGCGCTCATCGCGTCCGCGCACGCGCCCGACGTCCCCGCCGATCGCTTCAACGCGATGATGCGCCTCGACCACAACCGCGCCCTGGCGCAGTTGGCGCTCAAGGCCGGCGTGCCCGTGCGCGACGTGGCCAACGTCATCATCTGGGGCAACCACTCGGCCAAGCAATACCCGGATATCGCTCACGCGGTGGTCGATGGCAAGAGCGCGGTCGACATCGTGAACGACGACGCCTGGGTGCGCGACACCTTCGTGCCCACCGTTGCCAAGCGCGGTGCCGCGGTGATCGAGGCACGCGGTCTGTCGTCGGCGGCATCGGCTGCCAATGCAGCGATGGCGCACGTCAATGACTGGGTCAACGGCACGCCGGAGGGTGTGTGGACCTCGGTCGCGATGCCCTCCGACGGGTCGTACGGCGTGCCCGAGGGTCTCGTCTGTGGCTTCCCGGCGAGGGCCAAGAACGGCGCGTGGGAGATTGTCCAGGGACTGGAAATCGATGCGTATGCGCGCGAGAAGATCGACGTCTCGGTGGCCGAGCTCATCGAGGAGCGCGACGCGGTCACGGAGCTCGGACTGCTCTAG
- a CDS encoding bleomycin resistance protein: MIHAAEDPALVPELLVTDTAKSIEFWCGLCGFRINYQRAHEGFAYISRGTAHVMLDQRGVGRDWITAPLERPFGRGINLQVTVPNLEPIIVSLREAGYPLFMAPETKWYRVSDVEEAGVQQFLVADPDGYLVRFQAPIDRRPFTGDVHAT, encoded by the coding sequence GTGATCCACGCCGCAGAAGACCCCGCGCTCGTCCCCGAGCTCCTCGTCACGGACACGGCGAAGAGCATCGAGTTCTGGTGCGGCCTGTGCGGCTTCCGCATCAACTATCAGCGAGCACACGAGGGCTTCGCCTACATCTCGCGCGGCACCGCGCACGTCATGCTGGACCAGCGCGGCGTGGGGCGAGACTGGATCACCGCACCCCTCGAGCGGCCGTTTGGACGCGGGATCAACCTGCAGGTCACGGTTCCAAATCTCGAGCCGATCATCGTGTCGCTTCGAGAAGCCGGCTACCCGCTCTTCATGGCGCCCGAAACGAAGTGGTATCGAGTGAGCGACGTCGAGGAAGCAGGTGTCCAGCAATTCCTCGTCGCAGACCCCGACGGCTATCTCGTCAGGTTCCAGGCCCCCATCGACCGTCGACCGTTCACCGGCGACGTGCACGCGACCTAG
- a CDS encoding glycoside hydrolase family 3 protein, translated as MKRSAIVALALTGALLLAGCTDSSTTRTTISPTASDGIDRGYLDQSLPIATRVDILLGQMTQAEKFGQMTQVEENSLKTGDVASLGLGSVLHGGGSVGGKGDVDAWKSTVVENQHEAVDDTRLGIPILYGVDAVHGFGGMYGATVFPQQIGLGAANDASLMTRIGKATAQEMSAAGIRWDFAPVLAVPSDIRWGRTYEAYSQNPTIVANLGAAYIRGLQSASLSDPSAVLATAKHFIGDGSTVYGSSTQVIDTPYLLDQGNTPADATLLSDTLLPPYKAALEAGAQSVMATYSSWGGQKVHGDAALLTDTLRGKLGFTGFVVSDWAGCDQINPSNYDDAIVQCINAGVDMVMTPYDGAKFLSSLAKAVAGGTISQQRIDQAVSRILTVKFEMDVFANPYPDPAAASLVGSADNRSIARTAVQESQVLLKNDGALPIPATTHTIAVVGNAADDMGMQAGGWTQSWQGSAGTVIPGTTILDGLKKRAGANVTVTAGLPTSGKVDVCVAAVGETPYAEGKGDSTDLALPGLSVLDGLKDRCGSIVLVVVSGRPVIITDALPGVDAVVAAWLPGTAGEGIADTLFGDVPFTGKLPDNWPKDITQVPTAPAGQDYLFPMGYGLSD; from the coding sequence ATGAAGCGCTCCGCCATCGTTGCCCTGGCCCTGACCGGTGCCCTACTCCTCGCCGGATGCACCGATTCCTCGACCACGCGCACCACGATCAGCCCGACGGCGTCGGACGGCATCGATCGTGGCTACCTTGACCAGTCGCTGCCGATCGCCACGCGCGTCGACATCCTGCTCGGCCAGATGACACAGGCGGAGAAGTTCGGCCAGATGACCCAGGTCGAGGAGAACTCGCTCAAAACGGGAGACGTCGCGAGCCTCGGACTCGGCAGTGTCCTCCACGGCGGCGGAAGCGTCGGCGGAAAGGGCGACGTCGACGCGTGGAAGTCCACCGTGGTCGAGAACCAGCATGAAGCGGTCGACGACACCCGTCTCGGAATCCCCATCCTGTACGGCGTCGACGCCGTCCACGGCTTCGGCGGAATGTACGGCGCGACCGTGTTCCCGCAGCAGATTGGGCTGGGCGCCGCGAACGACGCCTCACTCATGACGCGGATCGGAAAGGCGACCGCGCAGGAAATGTCGGCCGCGGGCATCCGCTGGGACTTCGCCCCCGTGCTCGCCGTGCCGAGCGACATCCGCTGGGGCCGCACCTACGAGGCCTATTCGCAGAACCCGACGATCGTCGCCAATCTGGGCGCTGCCTACATTCGGGGCCTGCAATCAGCCAGCCTCAGCGATCCATCGGCCGTCCTCGCGACCGCCAAGCACTTCATCGGGGATGGCTCGACGGTCTACGGTTCATCGACTCAGGTGATTGACACGCCATACCTCCTCGATCAGGGCAACACCCCAGCCGACGCGACGCTGCTGAGCGACACCCTCCTTCCGCCATATAAGGCGGCGCTCGAAGCCGGGGCCCAGTCGGTGATGGCCACCTACTCGTCCTGGGGAGGCCAGAAGGTTCACGGCGACGCGGCCCTGCTCACCGATACGCTGCGCGGAAAACTCGGCTTCACGGGCTTTGTCGTGTCCGACTGGGCGGGGTGCGACCAGATCAATCCGTCAAACTACGACGATGCGATCGTGCAGTGCATCAACGCGGGCGTCGACATGGTGATGACCCCCTATGACGGGGCGAAGTTCCTCAGTTCGCTCGCCAAGGCCGTGGCCGGCGGCACAATCTCACAGCAGCGGATCGACCAAGCAGTGAGCCGCATCCTGACGGTCAAGTTCGAGATGGACGTGTTTGCGAATCCGTATCCTGACCCTGCCGCCGCAAGCCTCGTGGGGAGCGCAGATAACCGCTCGATCGCACGTACTGCGGTGCAAGAGTCTCAGGTGCTGCTCAAGAACGACGGAGCGCTGCCCATCCCCGCAACGACCCACACCATCGCCGTCGTCGGCAACGCCGCGGACGACATGGGAATGCAGGCGGGCGGCTGGACCCAGTCGTGGCAGGGCAGCGCCGGCACCGTCATCCCTGGAACGACCATCTTGGACGGCCTCAAGAAGCGCGCAGGAGCGAACGTCACCGTCACTGCAGGCCTCCCGACGTCGGGGAAGGTCGACGTGTGCGTTGCCGCCGTCGGTGAGACTCCCTACGCCGAGGGCAAGGGCGACTCCACCGACCTCGCCCTGCCGGGACTCAGCGTCCTGGACGGATTGAAGGACCGGTGCGGGAGCATCGTGCTCGTCGTCGTGTCTGGCAGGCCCGTGATTATTACGGACGCGCTCCCGGGCGTGGATGCAGTCGTCGCGGCCTGGCTTCCCGGCACGGCCGGAGAAGGCATCGCCGACACCCTGTTTGGCGACGTTCCGTTCACCGGAAAGCTGCCCGACAATTGGCCAAAGGACATCACCCAAGTGCCCACAGCACCGGCGGGCCAGGACTACCTGTTCCCCATGGGGTATGGACTTAGCGACTAA
- the purU gene encoding formyltetrahydrofolate deformylase: protein MYLWCQDFGPNTTSVVPVSNESTAWVLSLSCPDRAGIVHAVTGVLAEHGGNITESQQFGDPDTGLFFMRVEVACAASRENLESAIGVLGERFSMTWRLDVAGRRMRTIVMVSKAAHCVNDLLFRERAGTLPVDIVAVVGNHATLKNHAEFYEKPFVHIPVTAETKADAEAELLALVERMDVELVVLARYMQILSPELSAALRGKAINIHHSFLPSFKGARPYFQAHDRGVKLIGATAHYVTADLDEGPIIEQDVERVDHTHTPESLTAMGADVERRALAKAVRWHAEHRVLLDGHRTIVFK, encoded by the coding sequence GGCCCTAACACGACTAGCGTTGTCCCCGTGTCCAACGAATCGACCGCCTGGGTGTTGTCCCTGTCCTGCCCCGATCGCGCGGGAATCGTTCACGCGGTGACGGGAGTGCTCGCCGAGCACGGGGGAAACATCACCGAATCTCAACAGTTTGGGGACCCCGACACGGGGCTCTTCTTCATGCGCGTCGAGGTCGCGTGCGCCGCTTCACGTGAGAACCTCGAGTCGGCGATCGGCGTCTTGGGCGAGCGCTTCTCGATGACGTGGCGTCTCGATGTCGCCGGACGCCGCATGCGCACCATCGTCATGGTCTCCAAGGCCGCACACTGCGTCAACGACCTCCTGTTCCGCGAGCGCGCAGGCACGCTTCCCGTCGACATCGTGGCCGTCGTCGGCAACCACGCGACACTCAAGAACCACGCCGAGTTCTACGAGAAGCCCTTCGTCCACATCCCCGTGACGGCCGAGACCAAAGCGGACGCGGAAGCCGAGCTCTTGGCCCTGGTCGAACGGATGGACGTCGAACTCGTGGTCCTCGCCCGCTACATGCAGATACTGTCGCCCGAACTGTCGGCGGCCCTGCGCGGCAAGGCCATCAACATTCACCACTCGTTCCTGCCCAGCTTCAAGGGCGCGCGGCCCTACTTCCAGGCCCACGACCGTGGCGTCAAGCTCATCGGCGCCACGGCGCACTACGTCACGGCGGACCTCGACGAGGGCCCGATCATCGAGCAGGACGTCGAGCGCGTTGACCACACCCACACCCCGGAGTCGCTCACCGCGATGGGTGCCGACGTCGAGCGCAGGGCGCTCGCGAAGGCGGTGCGCTGGCATGCCGAGCACAGGGTGCTTCTCGACGGTCACAGGACCATCGTTTTCAAGTAG